A single region of the Rattus rattus isolate New Zealand chromosome 8, Rrattus_CSIRO_v1, whole genome shotgun sequence genome encodes:
- the Lsmem2 gene encoding leucine-rich single-pass membrane protein 2 isoform X2: MPEEIQEDTVLPMQNQRHRPTLAPNHVQEVHLHRVESISDLHSGGSLRPCLAEEAQAWEELLGVLPPSLCTQAGCSPVCGRGGFLLLLALLVFTCLALAIIAVYLSVLQSESLRVLAHTLRTQEETLLKLRLASLSQLRRLNSSEARAPS; the protein is encoded by the exons ATGCCTGAGGAGATCCAAGAAG ATACTGTGTTGCCAATGCAGAACCAGAGGCACAGGCCAACACTGGCTCCTAACCACGTGCAGGAGGTGCATCTGCATCGAGTGGAGTCCATCAGTGACCTGCACAGTGGAG GCTCACTACGGCCCTGTCTGGCTGAAGAGGCGCAGGCCTGGGAGGAGCTTCTGGGTGTCTTACCACCGTCACTGTGCACCCAAGCTGGTTGCAGCCCCGTGTGTGGCCGTGGGGGGTTCCTTCTGCTATTGGCACTGCTGGTGTTCACCTGCCTGGCACTAGCCATCATAGCTGTCTACCTAAGTG TGCTGCAGAGTGAATCCCTGAGGGTGTTGGCACACACGCTGCGCACACAAGAGGAGACTCTGCTCAAATTGCGTCTGGCTAGCCTCAGCCAGCTAAGAAGGCTCAACTCCAGTGAGGCTCGGGCACCCAGCTGA
- the Sema3b gene encoding semaphorin-3B, producing MGRAEAAAMIPGLALLWVAGLGDAAPNLPRLRLSFQELQAQHSIRTFRLERTCCYEALLVDEERGRLFVGAENHVASLSLDNISKRAKKLAWPAPVEWREECNWAGKDIGTECMNFVKLLHAYNHTHLLACGTGAFHPTCAFVEVGHRLEEPMLHLDLRKLEDGKGKSPYDPRHRAASVLVGEELYSGVAADLMGRDFTIFRSLGQNPSLRTEPHDSRWLNEPKFVKVFWIPESENPDDDKIYFFFRESAVEAAPAMGRMTVSRVGQICRNDLGGQRSLVNKWTTFLKARLVCSVPGVEGDTHFDQLQDVFLLSSRDRQTPLLYAVFSTSSGIFQGSAVCVYSMNDVRRAFLGPFAHKEGPTHQWVSYQGRVPYPRPGMCPSKTFGTFSSTKDFPDDVIQFARNHPLMYNSVLPMGGRPLFLQVGAGYTFTQIAADRVAAADGHYDVLFIGTDVGTVLKVISVPKGSRPNSEGLLLEELQVFEDSAAITSMQISSKRHQLYIASPSAVAQIALHRCPALGRACAECCLARDPYCAWDGSACTRFQPTAKRRFRRQDIRNGNPSTLCSGDPSHSVLLERKVLGVERGSAFLECEPRSLQAHVEWTFHRAGEAAHTQVLAEERVERTARGLLLRGLRRQDSGVYLCVAVEQGFSQPLRRLVLHVLSAAQAERLARAEEAAVPAPPGPKLWYRDFLQLVEPGGGGGANSLRMCRPQPGPHSVAADSRRKGRNRRMHVSELRAERGPRSAAHW from the exons ATGGGGCGGGCTGAGGCCGCCGCCATGATCCCAGGTCTGGCCCTTCTCTGGGTAGCAGGGCTGGGGGATGCTGCCCCTAACCTTCCCCGCCTTCGGCTCTCCTTTCAAG AACTGCAGGCCCAGCACAGCATCCGAACCTTCAGGCTGGAGCGGACCTGCTGTTATGAAGCCTTGCTGGTGGATGAGGAGCGGGGGCGCCtgtttgtgggtgctgagaaccacgTGGCTTCCCTCAGCCTGGACAACATCAGCAAGCGAGCCAAGAAG CTGGCCTGGCCCGCCCCTGTGGAATGGCGTGAAGAATGCAACTGGGCAGGGAAGGACATTGGT ACGGAGTGCATGAACTTCGTGAAGCTGCTGCATGCCTACAACCACACCCACCTGCTGGCCTGCGGCACAGGGGCCTTCCACCCCACCTGTGCATTTGTGGAGGTGGGCCACCGGCTAGAG GAACCCATGCTCCACCTGGACCTGAGGAAGCTGGAGGATGGCAAGGGAAAGAGTCCATATGACCCAAGGCACCGGGCTGCCTCGGTGCTGGTGG GGGAAGAGCTGTATTCCGGGGTGGCGGCGGACCTTATGGGCCGGGACTTTACCATCTTTCGAAGCTTGGGTCAGAATCCGAGTCTCCGAACAGAGCCCCATGATTCCCGCTGGCTCAATG AACCCAAGTTTGTCAAGGTCTTTTGGATCCCAGAGAGCGAGAACCCTGATGACGATAAAATCTATTTCTTCTTCCGTGAGTCCGCAGTGGAAGCGGCACCAGCAATGGGGCGCATGACTGTGTCTCGTGTTGGTCAGATCTGCCGG AATGACCTGGGTGGCCAGCGGAGCTTGGTCAACAAATGGACCACATTTCTGAAGGCGCGGCTTGTATGCTCAGTACCTGGAGTTGAGGGTGACACCCACTTTGACCAACTTC AGGATGTTTTCCTTTTGTCCTCCCGAGACCGCCAGACACCTCTTCTCTATGCTGTCTTCTCCACctccag TGGCATCTTCCAGGGCTCTGCTGTGTGCGTGTACAGCATGAACGACGTGCGCCGAGCCTTCTTGGGACCTTTTGCTCACAAAGAGGGGCCTACACATCAGTGGGTGTCCTACCAGGGTCGGGTACCCTACCCAAGACCTGGCATG TGCCCCAGCAAGACCTTTGGCACCTTCAGCTCCACCAAGGACTTCCCAGATGATGTTATCCAGTTTGCTCGGAACCACCCCCTCATGTACAACTCAGTCCTGCCCATGGGGGGGCGCCCTCTCTTCCTACAAGTGGGAGCTGGGTACACCTTCACCCAGATCGCTGCAGACCGGGTAGCAGCGGCCGATGGACACTACGATGTGCTCTTCATCGGCACAG atgtgGGCACGGTGCTGAAAGTCATCTCAGTCCCCAAGGGCAGCCGACCTAACTCGGAAGGACTTCTCCTGGAAGAGCTGCAGGTGTTTGAG GACTCTGCTGCTATCACCAGCATGCAAATCTCCTCGAAAAGG CACCAGCTCTACATAGCATCACCCAGCGCAGTGGCCCAGATTGCTTTGCATCGCTGCCCTGCCCTAGGCCGCGCCTGCGCAGAATGCTGCTTGGCCCGTGACCCTTACTGCGCCTGGGATGGATCAGCCTGCACACGCTTCCAGCCTACTGCCAAGAG GCGGTTCCGGAGGCAAGACATAAGGAATGGCAACCCCAGCACCCTGTGCTCTGGGG ACCCCTCTCACTCTGTGCTGCTGGAGAGGAAGGTCTTAGGTGTGGAGAGGGGCAGCGCGTTTCTGGAGTGTGAGCCCCGCTCGCTCCAGGCGCATGTGGAATGGACCTTCCATCGTGCAGGGGAGGCAGCTCACACCCAG GTGCTGGCTGAGGAGCGGGTAGAGCGCACTGCACGGGGGCTGCTGTTGCGGGGGCTGCGGCGCCAGGACTCTGGCGTGTATCTGTGCGTCGCGGTTGAACAAGGCTTTTCACAACCACTTCGTCGCCTGGTGCTGCACGTGCTGAGTGCGGCACAGGCTGAACGACTGGCGAGGGCAGAGGAGGCAGCAGTTCCCGCACCACCAGGTCCTAAACTCTGGTACCGGGACTTCCTGCAGCTGGTGGAGCCAGGCGGTGGTGGAGGTGCAAACTCCCTGCGAATGTGCCGCCCGCAGCCCGGGCCCCACTCTGTGGCAGCAGATTCACGTCGTAAGGGTCGCAACAGGCGGATGCATGTCTCTGAGCTGCGTGCTGAACGTGGACCACGTAGCGCAGCTCACTGGTGA
- the Lsmem2 gene encoding leucine-rich single-pass membrane protein 2 isoform X1 codes for MPQVQSSYPKSLQPEFAYKVRTLYSNCSTAPVDTVLPMQNQRHRPTLAPNHVQEVHLHRVESISDLHSGGSLRPCLAEEAQAWEELLGVLPPSLCTQAGCSPVCGRGGFLLLLALLVFTCLALAIIAVYLSVLQSESLRVLAHTLRTQEETLLKLRLASLSQLRRLNSSEARAPS; via the exons ATGCCACAGGTGCAGTCCTCATATCCCAAGTCCCTACAGCCCGAGTTTGCCTACAAAGTAAGGACTCTTTACTCCAATTGTTCCACTGCCCCTGTAGATACTGTGTTGCCAATGCAGAACCAGAGGCACAGGCCAACACTGGCTCCTAACCACGTGCAGGAGGTGCATCTGCATCGAGTGGAGTCCATCAGTGACCTGCACAGTGGAG GCTCACTACGGCCCTGTCTGGCTGAAGAGGCGCAGGCCTGGGAGGAGCTTCTGGGTGTCTTACCACCGTCACTGTGCACCCAAGCTGGTTGCAGCCCCGTGTGTGGCCGTGGGGGGTTCCTTCTGCTATTGGCACTGCTGGTGTTCACCTGCCTGGCACTAGCCATCATAGCTGTCTACCTAAGTG TGCTGCAGAGTGAATCCCTGAGGGTGTTGGCACACACGCTGCGCACACAAGAGGAGACTCTGCTCAAATTGCGTCTGGCTAGCCTCAGCCAGCTAAGAAGGCTCAACTCCAGTGAGGCTCGGGCACCCAGCTGA
- the Ifrd2 gene encoding interferon-related developmental regulator 2: MPRARKGNALRKGGQRRGGGARSCTQADSGSSEDDAASEARSTTSECPSLLSTAAEDCLGGEAVDEQSQQENLEEKLKDYVDCLTDKSAKTRQGALESLRVALASRLLPDFLLERSLTLADALEKCLKKGKGEEQALAAAVLGLLCVQLGPGPKGEELFHSLQPLLISVLSDSTASPTARLHCASALGLGCYVAATDVQDLVSCLACLEGVFSWSCGTGGSAASLVPASLHGLLCAALQAWALLLTICPSTHINHILDRQLPRLPQLLSSESVNLRIAAGEAIALLFELARDLEEDFIYEDMEALCGSLRTLATDSNKYRAKIDRRRQRSIFRAVLHFVEGGECEEETIRFGLEVLYIDSWARHRIYTAFKDVLGSGMHYHLQNNELLRDIFGLGPVLVLDAAALKACKISRFEKHLYNAAAFKARTKARSRARDKRADIL; this comes from the exons GTGCCAGGAGCTGTACCCAAGCTGACTCGGGTTCCAGTGAGGACGACGCGGCCAGCGAGGCCCGGAGCACCACCAGTGAATGTCCCAGCCTTCTCAGCACCGCCGCAGAAGACTGCCTGG GTGGGGAAGCTGTGGAcgaacagagccagcaggaaaacctggaggaaaagCTGAAGGACTATGTGGACTGCCTGACTGACAAGAG CGCCAAGACCCGGCAAGGAGCTCTGGAGAGCCTGCGCGTGGCCCTGGCCTCCCGCCTACTTCCAGACTTTTTGCTGGAGCGCAGCCTCACTCTGGCCGACGCCCTGGAAAAGTGCCTTAAGAAAG GGAAGGGTGAAGAACAGGCCCTGGCCGCTGCTGTACTAGGCCTGCTCTGTGTGCAGTTGGGCCCTGGACCCAAGGGCGAGGAGCTGTTCCATAGCCTGCAGCCCCTGCTAATCTCGGTGCTCAGTGACAGTACAGCAAGCCCCACTGCCCGGCTCCAT TGTGCTTCTGCTCTTGGCTTGGGCTGCTATGTGGCTGCCACCGATGTCCAG GACCTGGTCTCTTGCTTGGCCTGCTTGGAAGGTGTTTTCAGCTGGTCCTGTGGCACCGGCggctctgctgcttctctggTTCCTGCCAGCCTACATGGCCTGCTCTGTGCCGCCCTGCAGGCTTGGGCATTGCTGCTCACCATCTGCCCTAGTACCCACATCAACCACATCCTTGACAG GCAGCTGCCCCGGCTGCCCCAGCTCCTGTCCAGTGAAAGTGTGAACCTGCGAATTGCTGCTGGGGAAGCCATCGCCCTGCTCTTCGAGCTTGCCCGGGACCTGGAG GAGGACTTCATCTATGAGGACATGGAGGCTCTGTGCGGATCTCTGCGGACCCTCGCCACCGACAGCAATAAGTACCGTGCCAAGATTGACCGTCGACGCCAGCGCTCCATTTTCCGAGCCGTGCTGCACTTTGTTGAG GGCGGTGAATGTGAGGAAGAAACAATCCGCTTTGGACTGGAAGTGCTCTACATAGACAGCTGGGCTCGCCACCGCATCTACACAGCCTTCAAAGATGTGTTGGGCTCCGGCATGCACTATCACCTCCAG AATAATGAACTTCTCCGTGACATCTTCGGCCTGGGCCCTGTGCTGGTGCTGGATGCTGCTGCCCTGAAGGCCTGCAAGATTTCACGTTTTGAAAAG CACCTGTACAATGCTGCGGCCTTCAAAGCCCGGACCAAGGCCCGGAGTCGTGCAAGGGACAAGCGGGCGGATATCTTGTGA